The Brassica oleracea var. oleracea cultivar TO1000 unplaced genomic scaffold, BOL UnpScaffold00770, whole genome shotgun sequence genome has a window encoding:
- the LOC106320045 gene encoding uncharacterized protein LOC106320045, producing the protein MGSENIQVFDDSQLIINQVQGEYQAKDDSMIQNLAVAQRLIKKFKSCKLTQIPREQNSQADALANLGSALETSSQMSIPLRVIQWPATLEEPLSEEVSAVEEGETWMTPLVQYLEAGILPEDRNEARKIKKRATRYCFSQEKLYRRSFSGPYMRAPGQKVLLLIVTDYFSKWVEAEAVSCITDLQTRKFLWTNVITHFGAPHEIVTDNGPQVTSHNFKEFCKDWGTKLTFATPRHPQSNGKAESTNKTMVNMLKKRLEGSHGKWTEELHEVLWAYRTTPKTGTWETPYSLVYDSAAIVPTEMHVRTTVSGPTSQEENNELMALSLDLLDEKREAARLRNWSYQQDVPMTYNKKTWKATKPGTWAITPTPSPSKHVSDFMQK; encoded by the exons ATGGGGTCAGAGAACATCCAGGTCTTCGACGACTCCCAGCTGATAATCAACCAGGTACAGGGAGAGTACCAAGCGAAAGATGATAGCATGATCCAGAATCTGGCGGTCGCCCAGCGActaatcaagaagttcaagagctgcaagctcactcaaataCCCCGGGAACAAAACTCGCAAGCTGATGCCCTGGCTAATCTGGGGTCCGCCCTCGAAACTAGTAGTCAGATGAGTATCCCCTTGCGCGTGATTCAATGGCCAGCCACCCTGGAGGAACCTCTGTCAGAAGAGGTCTCCGCCGTTGAAGAAGGCGAAACATGGATGACCCCCCTAGTCCAGTACCTGGAAGCTGGCATCCTCCCGGAAGATCGCAACGAGGCCAGGAAAATCAAGAAGCGAGCCACAAGGTACTGTTTCTCCCAGGAGAAGTTGTACCGAAGATCCTTCTCTGGCCCGTATATGAG ggcgccggggcagaaggtcttaCTTCTAatagtcactgactacttctccaagtgGGTCGAAGCAGAAGCGGTCAGCTGCATAACAGATCTCCAGACCCGCAAATTCCTGTGGACCAACGTAATAACTCACTTCGGGGCCCCCCACGAAATCGTCACCGATAATGGACCCCAGGTCacgagccacaacttcaaggaattctgcaaggactggggaACAAAACTAACTTtcgccacaccccgacaccccCAGTCTAACGGAAAAGCTGAGTCCACAAACAAAACCatggtcaacatgcttaaaaagcgactgGAGGGCTCTCACGGGAAATGGACGGAAGAACTACACGAAGTtctctgggcctaccggaccactCCCAAAACAGGAACATGGGAAACTCCTTATTCGCTGGTCTACGACTCTGCGGCCATTGTACCTACAGAGATGCACGTAAGAACAACGGTCTCCGGACCCACCTCTCAGGAGGAGAACAATGAGCTAATGGCGCTAAGCCTCGACCTACTCGACGAAAAAAGAGAGGCCGCTCGgctaagaaactggtcctaccagcaagacgtcCCCATgacgtacaacaagaaa